The following are encoded together in the Salvia hispanica cultivar TCC Black 2014 chromosome 6, UniMelb_Shisp_WGS_1.0, whole genome shotgun sequence genome:
- the LOC125193964 gene encoding pentatricopeptide repeat-containing protein At1g71210, mitochondrial, with product MLKLRIPRQSRSLIHPPPSPAPATAAALSSAAEPPIPIPSFSSTNRSVAEPQQSDLAHYFREWFMSRKIPLYDRILEALHAEDADLSRFNLRLSEELVLDVLRYNTKDVLSCLKFFDWAGRQPGFFHTRATFCSIFRVISKAKLTNLMLDFLQGYEKYPHNGKQLYHTILVIGYSLAGRCETALAVFGKMRFLGHDLDRVGYNVLLNALVDGGHYDFVESLVLEIKKRGCVDSSTHTVMVKNYCKQNQLDQAEEYLRGVMKADDKVKLNRYALSAFLSALCRNREFERAFVLMEEFKMMGINVMGHVYGAWISELVKVGKMDDALQFFKDKRAVDDYVPDVFHFNILIYRLLKEDRLEDVYDLLVEMTKRGVVPNDVTMNGVLCFLCKVGMVDVAMGLYNSKEQIGLSVNRMAYNYLIFSLLGEGNVTESYSVLQNSLEQGYFPGERTLSIVADALCRDGKLDKVKELVTFLLKQKLVPRTFSYDKFISAYCRANKVEEGYVLHDMLTGLGQSSRRFGYHSMIEGFSRSDRGDIAARLLIEMQESHYRATRKLYIRVIKSLLKMDNPDTRFFQFLETQLASGLCDPSVTYANFIDGAAHADRPDLALKIYEEMQKYDLQLNFRGSIRLLQCCLKNEKLPNALFLFCQLSVQWQRRKLWNAMIVGLCRLKHVDYASELLVHMYKASMTPSLQCYEELIKMNCYLGNYSDAIDLLDDMTRIGRQVSSFIGNVFLLHALKSRSLYEAWVSLSETKKLTNTSWMLGHLVGIFSDSIGGYYLEEDIETLIEQCFETDLYTYNMMLKKFIRKGSNSASRLVHRLREKGYKPNRWTYEIITYGLYRQGRKEEANMWRNEMALEENPETLDMNRR from the coding sequence ATGCTGAAGCTCAGAATCCCAAGGCAATCCAGATCCCTAATTCACCCTCCTCCCTCACCCGCCCCAGCCACGGCGGCGGCTCTATCCTCCGCCGCGGAGCCTCCTATTCCGATTCCCTCATTTTCCAGCACGAATCGATCCGTCGCGGAGCCGCAGCAATCCGACCTCGCCCATTACTTCAGAGAATGGTTCATGTCCCGAAAAATCCCCCTTTACGATCGCATCTTGGAAGCCCTACACGCGGAGGACGCCGACCTCTCCCGCTTCAACCTCCGCCTCTCGGAGGAATTAGTCCTCGACGTTTTGAGATACAACACCAAGGATGTCCTCTCCTGCTTGAAGTTCTTCGATTGGGCGGGGCGGCAGCCGGGTTTCTTCCACACGAGAGCGACGTTCTGCTCCATTTTCCGAGTTATTTCGAAGGCGAAGCTGACGAATTTGATGCTGGATTTTTTGCAGGGATATGAGAAGTATCCGCATAATGGTAAGCAATTGTATCATACTATATTGGTGATTGGTTATTCGTTAGCGGGGCGGTGTGAGACTGCGTTGGCTGTGTTTGGTAAGATGCGGTTTTTGGGGCATGATTTGGATCGTGTGGGGTATAATGTGCTGCTGAATGCCCTCGTTGATGGAGGTCATTATGATTTTGTGGAGAGTTTGGTGTTGGAGATCAAGAAACGGGGGTGTGTGGACAGCTCCACGCATACGGTTATGGTGAAGAATTACTGTAAGCAGAATCAGTTGGATCAGGCGGAGGAGTATCTGCGCGGTGTGATGAAGGCAGATGATAAGGTGAAATTGAATCGGTATGCGTTGTCTGCCTTTCTATCTGCATTGTGTAGGAACAGGGAGTTTGAGAGGGCTTTTGTGTTGATGGAGGAGTTCAAAATGATGGGAATTAATGTGATGGGGCATGTGTATGGTGCGTGGATCAGCGAGCTTGTTAAGGTTGGGAAGATGGATGATGCATTGCAGTTTTTCAAGGATAAGCGTGCGGTTGATGATTATGTACCGgatgtttttcatttcaatataCTGATTTATAGGCTTTTGAAGGAGGATAGGCTTGAAGATGTGTATGATTTGTTGGTGGAGATGACCAAAAGGGGGGTGGTACCTAATGATGTCACAATGAATGGTGTCTTATGCTTTCTATGTAAAGTAGGAATGGTGGACGTTGCAATGGGGTTGTATAACTCAAAGGAGCAGATTGGCCTCTCTGTCAATCGCATGGCTTATAATTATCTAATATTTTCTCTGTTGGGGGAAGGTAATGTCACCGAATCATATAGTGTGTTGCAAAACTCCTTGGAGCAGGGTTATTTCCCTGGTGAGAGGACCTTGTCCATCGTTGCTGATGCCCTCTGCAGAGACGGGAAGCTTGATAAGGTGAAGGAGTTGGTTACGTTCCTCTTGAAACAAAAACTCGTGCCCAGAACGTTTTCATACGACAAGTTCATATCAGCTTATTGTAGGGCTAAtaaagttgaagaaggatATGTGTTACACGACATGCTTACCGGATTAGGTCAGTCATCTCGGAGGTTTGGTTACCATAGCATGATTGAGGGATTTTCGAGGTCAGATAGAGGAGATATAGCGGCTAGGTTACTCATTGAGATGCAAGAAAGCCATTATCGCGCAACCCGGAAATTGTATATCCGAGTCATTAAGAGCCTATTAAAAATGGATAACCCAGACACTCGATTCTTTCAATTTCTTGAAACGCAGCTGGCTAGTGGACTTTGTGACCCCTCTGTCACTTACGCGAACTTCATTGATGGGGCTGCACATGCAGATAGGCCTGACCTGGCTCTGAAAATATATGAGGAGATGCAAAAATATGATCTTCAACTGAATTTTAGAGGTAGCATCAGATTATTGCAGTGTTGTTTGAAAAACGAAAAATTACCCAATGCTTTGTTTCTGTTCTGCCAATTATCCGTTCAATGGCAAAGGAGAAAATTGTGGAATGCCATGATTGTTGGTCTTTGTAGACTTAAACATGTGGACTATGCTTCAGAGTTGTTGGTTCATATGTATAAAGCCAGTATGACTCCATCTCTCCAATGTTATGAGGAACTTATCAAGATGAACTGCTATTTGGGGAATTATAGTGATGCTATAGATCTTCTTGATGATATGACGAGAATTGGTCGTCAAGTTTCATCCTTTATCGGCAATGTATTTTTGCTTCATGCTTTGAAAAGTAGGTCATTATATGAGGCTTGGGTTTCTTTAAGTGAGACAAAAAAGCTCACAAATACAAGTTGGATGCTGGGTCACCTGGTTGGCATATTTTCTGATAGTATTGGAGGATATTATTTGGAGGAGGACATCGAAACACTAATCGAGCAGTGCTTCGAAACTGATCTCTACACCTATAATAtgatgttaaaaaaatttatcaggAAGGGAAGCAACTCTGCTAGTAGATTAGTCCATCGGCTGCGCGAAAAAGGATATAAACCAAATAGATGGACTTATGAAATAATTACCTATGGTTTATACAGACAAGGGCGGAAGGAAGAAGCTAACATGTGGAGGAATGAGATGGCCCTAGAAGAAAACCCAGAAACGTTGGACATGAATAGAAGATGA
- the LOC125193965 gene encoding 40S ribosomal protein S29, with amino-acid sequence MGHSNIWNSHPKNYGPGSRTCRVCGNPHGIIRKYGLMCCRQCFRSNAKEIGFIKYR; translated from the exons ATGGGTCACTCCAACATCTGGAATTCGCACCCCAAGAACTACGGCCCTGGCTCACGCACTTG CCGGGTTTGCGGAAACCCCCATGGAATCATTCGCAAGTACGGTCTCATGTGTTGCAGGCAGTGCTTCCGCAGCAACGCCAAGGAGATTGGCTTCATCAAG TACCGTTAA
- the LOC125192486 gene encoding membrane-bound transcription factor site-2 protease homolog isoform X1 encodes MMDGRRGGRRRGDQTLLPLRRPARHFAHTVSCWYCDFKCIAFNELLFRLGRRHARILRIWFSIGIGFSLAALIGATVIILCEMAKATLTYAGIARSRDSSFSLSFLTAGMHMSPSSMGFVCLSSFLCVLVHEFGHALAAASEGVQMEYIAIFCALVFPGALVAFNDSSLQLLPGVASLRIYCAGIWHNAAFCGVCTLALFLLPFVLSPLYIHGESPMVLDVHSTSPLSGYLSPYDVIHSLDEFRVYTADEWKQKLTVLTEQTPPLSFGQSSGMGNLQKSYCIPHSLIEKSIHVPFTRYETYCPNELFAFAPITCPDMSEYGDGGNKTNNQESVETIHCLNAKDVIKLKKCAHDPVQASSNKSGCLCSEDESCLMPVQLPGLGWVEITYSRLECLNHGRSLVSENQQSNSGEKGCLQTFVFVGDLTAMAHSVHLTSYQPRLSMYFIAYLPDLLERFLTCSFHVSMVLALLNSLPVFFLDGESILEATLLHYFGFLSSRTRQSVLRCCLYAGTAICAFLIMRTVFVSVS; translated from the exons ATGATGGATGGTAGGCGAGGAGGAAGACGGCGGGGCGATCAGACGCTTCTGCCTTTGCGCCGCCCTGCTAGGCATTTCGCTCATACCGTTTCCTGCTG GTATTGTGATTTCAAGTGCATCGCATTCAATGAGCTGTTGTTTCGTTTGGGTCGCAGGCACGCTAG GATCTTGAGGATTTGGTTTTCCATTGGGATTGGGTTTAGCTTGGCTGCTCTCATTGGAGCTACAGTA ATTATTCTCTGTGAAATGGCAAAAGCAACTCTTACGTATGCTGGAATAGCGCGGTCTCGCGACTCCTCATTCAgcctttcttttttg ACTGCTGGCATGCACATGTCACCTTCCAGTATGGGCTTCGTGTGCTTATCTTCTTTCTTGTGCGTACTGGTGCATGAGTTTGGCCATGCTCTTGCAGCCGCAAG TGAAGGTGTgcagatggagtatattgcAATCTTCTGTGCTCTTGTATTTCCGGGAGCTTTGGTGGCTTTTAATGACTCATCATTGCAGCTATTACCTGGAGTGGCTTCTCTCCGTATCTATTGTGCTGGTATTTGGCACAATGCGGCA TTTTGTGGAGTTTGCACATTGGCTTTGTTCCTTCTTCCCTTCGTCTTAAGTCCACTCTACATCCACGGTGAAAGCCCCATG GTATTAGATGTGCATTCTACGTCACCATTGTCGGGTTATCTTTCACCATATGATGTTATACATTCTTTGGATGAGTTTCGTGTCTATACTGCTGACGAATGGAAGCAGAAACTTACTGTTTTGACCGAGCAGACTCCCCCACTTTCGTTTGGTCAATCTAGTGGAATGGGAAACTTGCAAAAGAGTTATTGTATTCCGCATTCCTTGATTGAAAAGAGCATTCATGTTCCATTCACAAGGTATGAAACATATTGTCCAAATGAACTTTTTGCCTTCGCACCAATAACATGTCCCGATATGAGCGAATATGGCGATGGTGGCAACAAAACCAATAATCAGGAAAGTGTAGAAACGATTCATTGTTTGAATGCTAAGGACGTTATCAAGCTTAAGAAATGTGCGCATGATCCCGTGCAAGCTTCGAGCAATAAAAGCGGATGCCTTTGCTCAGAG GATGAATCGTGCTTGATGCCGGTGCAACTGCCAGGTTTAGGATGGGTCGAGATTACATATTCTAGATTGGAATGCCTCAACCATGGAAGAAGTTTAGTTTCGGAAAACCAGCAATCCAATAGTGGAGAGAAAGGCTGCCTCCAGACTTTTGTCTTTGTTGGTGATCTCACCGCAATGGCACATTCAGTTCATTTGACATCATATCAGCCTCGACTGTCAATGTATTTCATCGCGTACCTTCCAGATCTGTTGGAGAGATTTCTGACGTGTTCCTTCCATGTCTCTATGGTTCTTGCTCTACTGAACAGCCTACCG GTGTTCTTTCTCGATGGCGAATCCATTCTAGAGGCCACTTTGCTGCACTACTTTGGCTTTCTGAGCTCCAGGACGAGGCAATCAGTTCTGCGATGTTGCCTTTATGCAGGGACCGCGATTTGCGCCTTTTTAATTATGCGAACAGTATTCGTCTCGGTTAGCTAG
- the LOC125192486 gene encoding membrane-bound transcription factor site-2 protease homolog isoform X2 — MVGEEEDGGAIRRFCLCAALLGISLIPFPAGIAYCDFKCIAFNELLFRLGRRHARILRIWFSIGIGFSLAALIGATVIILCEMAKATLTYAGIARSRDSSFSLSFLTAGMHMSPSSMGFVCLSSFLCVLVHEFGHALAAASEGVQMEYIAIFCALVFPGALVAFNDSSLQLLPGVASLRIYCAGIWHNAAFCGVCTLALFLLPFVLSPLYIHGESPMVLDVHSTSPLSGYLSPYDVIHSLDEFRVYTADEWKQKLTVLTEQTPPLSFGQSSGMGNLQKSYCIPHSLIEKSIHVPFTRYETYCPNELFAFAPITCPDMSEYGDGGNKTNNQESVETIHCLNAKDVIKLKKCAHDPVQASSNKSGCLCSEDESCLMPVQLPGLGWVEITYSRLECLNHGRSLVSENQQSNSGEKGCLQTFVFVGDLTAMAHSVHLTSYQPRLSMYFIAYLPDLLERFLTCSFHVSMVLALLNSLPVFFLDGESILEATLLHYFGFLSSRTRQSVLRCCLYAGTAICAFLIMRTVFVSVS; from the exons ATGGTAGGCGAGGAGGAAGACGGCGGGGCGATCAGACGCTTCTGCCTTTGCGCCGCCCTGCTAGGCATTTCGCTCATACCGTTTCCTGCTGGTATCGC GTATTGTGATTTCAAGTGCATCGCATTCAATGAGCTGTTGTTTCGTTTGGGTCGCAGGCACGCTAG GATCTTGAGGATTTGGTTTTCCATTGGGATTGGGTTTAGCTTGGCTGCTCTCATTGGAGCTACAGTA ATTATTCTCTGTGAAATGGCAAAAGCAACTCTTACGTATGCTGGAATAGCGCGGTCTCGCGACTCCTCATTCAgcctttcttttttg ACTGCTGGCATGCACATGTCACCTTCCAGTATGGGCTTCGTGTGCTTATCTTCTTTCTTGTGCGTACTGGTGCATGAGTTTGGCCATGCTCTTGCAGCCGCAAG TGAAGGTGTgcagatggagtatattgcAATCTTCTGTGCTCTTGTATTTCCGGGAGCTTTGGTGGCTTTTAATGACTCATCATTGCAGCTATTACCTGGAGTGGCTTCTCTCCGTATCTATTGTGCTGGTATTTGGCACAATGCGGCA TTTTGTGGAGTTTGCACATTGGCTTTGTTCCTTCTTCCCTTCGTCTTAAGTCCACTCTACATCCACGGTGAAAGCCCCATG GTATTAGATGTGCATTCTACGTCACCATTGTCGGGTTATCTTTCACCATATGATGTTATACATTCTTTGGATGAGTTTCGTGTCTATACTGCTGACGAATGGAAGCAGAAACTTACTGTTTTGACCGAGCAGACTCCCCCACTTTCGTTTGGTCAATCTAGTGGAATGGGAAACTTGCAAAAGAGTTATTGTATTCCGCATTCCTTGATTGAAAAGAGCATTCATGTTCCATTCACAAGGTATGAAACATATTGTCCAAATGAACTTTTTGCCTTCGCACCAATAACATGTCCCGATATGAGCGAATATGGCGATGGTGGCAACAAAACCAATAATCAGGAAAGTGTAGAAACGATTCATTGTTTGAATGCTAAGGACGTTATCAAGCTTAAGAAATGTGCGCATGATCCCGTGCAAGCTTCGAGCAATAAAAGCGGATGCCTTTGCTCAGAG GATGAATCGTGCTTGATGCCGGTGCAACTGCCAGGTTTAGGATGGGTCGAGATTACATATTCTAGATTGGAATGCCTCAACCATGGAAGAAGTTTAGTTTCGGAAAACCAGCAATCCAATAGTGGAGAGAAAGGCTGCCTCCAGACTTTTGTCTTTGTTGGTGATCTCACCGCAATGGCACATTCAGTTCATTTGACATCATATCAGCCTCGACTGTCAATGTATTTCATCGCGTACCTTCCAGATCTGTTGGAGAGATTTCTGACGTGTTCCTTCCATGTCTCTATGGTTCTTGCTCTACTGAACAGCCTACCG GTGTTCTTTCTCGATGGCGAATCCATTCTAGAGGCCACTTTGCTGCACTACTTTGGCTTTCTGAGCTCCAGGACGAGGCAATCAGTTCTGCGATGTTGCCTTTATGCAGGGACCGCGATTTGCGCCTTTTTAATTATGCGAACAGTATTCGTCTCGGTTAGCTAG
- the LOC125191930 gene encoding protein LURP-one-related 6-like, producing the protein MATKSSVLPIVSKVYCAPSDVILAVRRRPNVANGGGFVVADAAQRVLFRVDGCGVIGKKDELILKDGDGNALLLIRRKGGTIEALSLTRKWKGFVYDFVGSEKLVFTLKEPNSCFLTQNVFRISVESKELCSHGSFEVHGDFPARACTIVSPMGDVVALIGVNKEMQRLMRTRDMYHVEIKAGFDQAFVFGVIAVLDYIYDGSTRC; encoded by the exons ATGGCTACAAAATCAAGTGTCCTACCAATTGTGAGCAAAGTCTACTGTGCACCGTCGGATGTGATCCTCGCCGTGAGGCGGCGGCCGAACGTGGCCAACGGGGGCGGCTTCGTGGTGGCGGACGCGGCCCAACGGGTCTTGTTTCGCGTCGACGGCTGCGGAGTTATTGGCAAAAAGGATGAACTCATTCTCAAAGATGGAGATGGAAATGCTTTGCTACTCATCCGGCGTAAG GGAGGGACAATTGAGGCACTAAGCCTAACTAGGAAATGGAAAGGGTTCGTCTACGACTTCGTCGGGTCCGAAAAACTCGTCTTCACTTTAAAGGAACCAAACTCGTGTTTCTTGACCCAAAATGTGTTCCGGATATCTGTCGAATCCAAGGAGCTTTGCAGCCACGGCAGCTTTGAAGTCCATGGCGACTTTCCCGCCCGGGCTTGCACCATTGTTAGCCCCATGGGAGATGTCGTAGCACTG ATTGGTGTAAATAAGGAGATGCAACGATTGATGAGGACAAGAGATATGTATCATGTGGAAATAAAGGCTGGTTTCGATCAAGCTTTTGTTTTTGGAGTGATTGCTGTTCTTGACTACATATATGATGGATCTACAAGATGTTGA
- the LOC125196640 gene encoding probable polygalacturonase, with protein sequence MVETLTPTSSPPPLWRRSDPNHHHHRRWIPSACAFFLSTHKTFLAALCLASLVTVVYWQRGAAGAGGFSLFAPAFQLRQLPKLRPVAFNLTDFGGVGDGVTLNTAAFEKAVRAISKLGGKGGGQLNVPPGNWLTAPFNLTSHMTLFLAEGAVILGIDDEKYWPLMPPLPSYGYGREHPGPRYGSLIHGQHLKDVTITGHNGTINGQGQAWWRKYKQKLLNHTRGPLVQIMWSSNILISNITLRDSPFWTLHPYDCKNVTIKNLTILAPVFQAPNTDGIDPDSCEDMVIEDCYISVGDDAIAIKSGWDQYGIRYGRPSKNILIRNLVVRSNVSAGISIGSEMSGGVSNITIENIYIWKSRRAVRIKTAPGRGGYVRGITYRNLTFDTCRVGIVIKTDYNEHPDMGYDPKAFPVLEDISYTSIHGESVRVPVRIQGTAEIPVKNVFFQDMSVGVAKKKKHVFQCAFVEGRVVGTIFPAPCENLDLYDEAGNLVRRSTSQNSSDIDYDI encoded by the exons ATGGTGGAGACGCTCACCCCCACCTCCAGCCCGCCGCCCCTCTGGCGGAGATCGGACCCcaatcaccaccaccaccgccgctGGATCCCATCGGCCTGCGCCTTCTTCCTCTCCACCCACAAGACCTTCCTCGCCGCCCTCTGCCTCGCCTCCCTCGTCACCGTCGTCTACTGGCAGCGCGGCgccgccggcgccggcggaTTCTCGCTCTTCGCGCCGGCGTTCCAGCTGCGGCAGCTGCCGAAGCTGCGCCCGGTGGCGTTCAATTTGACCGATTTCGGAGGGGTGGGCGATGGGGTGACGCTGAATACGGCTGCGTTTGAGAAGGCGGTGAGGGCGATTTCGAAGCTGGGGGGCAAGGGCGGCGGTCAGCTGAATGTGCCGCCCGGAAATTGGCTGACGGCGCCGTTTAATTTGACTAGTCATATGACTTTGTTCCTTGCTGAGGGTGCTGTTATACTCGGCATTGAT GATGAAAAATATTGGCCTCTTATGCCTCCATTGCCTTCTTATGGATATGGCAGAGAGCATCCGGGACCAAGATATGGAAGTCTAATCCATGGCCAGCACCTCAAAGACGTTACAATTACAG GGCATAATGGCACCATCAACGGCCAGGGACAAGCATGGtggagaaaatataaacaGAAGCTTCTAAATCACACAAGGGGACCGCTTGTGCAGATTATGTGGTCTAGCAACATTTTGATATCTAACATAACATTACGCGACTCTCCTTTCTGGACCCTTCATCCATATGACTGCAAGAATGTGACGATAAAGAATTTAACCATCCTTGCTCCAGTTTTTCAAGCTCCAAATACTGATGGCATAGATCCTG ATTCATGTGAAGATATGGTGATTGAGGACTGTTACATAAGCGTTGGAGACGATGCTATCGCCATAAAGAGCGGATGGGATCAATACGGGATTCGTTACGGGCGACCATCAAAGAATATACTCATCAGGAACCTCGTTGTTCGCTCTAATGTCAG CGCGGGTATATCTATAGGCAGTGAGATGTCCGGTGGCGTATCGAATATCACCATAGAGAACATCTACATATGGAAATCAAGGCGAGCTGTCCGCATCAAGACGGCCCCAGGAAGAGGAGGGTACGTCCGAGGCATAACTTACAGGAACCTGACATTTGACACGTGCCGAGTGGGAATCGTGATCAAGACGGACTACAACGAGCATCCAGACATGGGGTACGACCCCAAGGCTTTCCCGGTGCTAGAAGACATAAGTTACACCTCCATACATGGCGAATCCGTCCGAGTCCCGGTCCGCATCCAAGGGACCGCGGAGATCCCCGTGAAGAACGTATTCTTCCAGGACATGTCGGTCGGCGTCgccaaaaagaagaaacacGTATTCCAGTGCGCTTTCGTCGAAGGCCGCgtcgtggggaccatttttccAGCTCCCTGCGAGAACCTCGACTTGTACGATGAGGCCGGGAATTTGGTCCGGCGGTCGACCTCCCAGAACAGCTCCGACATAGATTATGATATTTGA